From Deltaproteobacteria bacterium, one genomic window encodes:
- the rfbF gene encoding glucose-1-phosphate cytidylyltransferase has protein sequence MKTIILAGGFGTRLSEETQVLPKPMIEIGGRPLLWHLMKLFSAQGFSRFAVALGYKGEVIKRYFLQYPQLAADLTVDLKAGLCTASGQTPEDWTIELCETGPDTMTGGRLKRLRGKVDSTFFFTYGDGLSNVDLNKLLAFHKSHGKLATVTAVSPPQRFGVLKLDGGRVENFSEKPEGNEQVINGGFFVLEPGIFDYIDGDDTSWEREPCERLAAAGELYAYRHNGFWQCVDTLHELRLLRNLYDANKAPWKVW, from the coding sequence ATGAAAACCATAATACTCGCTGGCGGATTCGGAACAAGGCTTTCGGAGGAAACCCAGGTTCTCCCCAAGCCCATGATCGAAATAGGCGGAAGGCCCCTTTTGTGGCACCTCATGAAGCTCTTCTCGGCCCAGGGCTTTTCCCGTTTCGCCGTGGCTTTGGGATACAAGGGCGAGGTGATCAAGCGCTACTTCCTTCAATACCCCCAGCTTGCCGCCGATCTCACCGTGGACCTGAAAGCCGGGCTCTGCACCGCTTCGGGCCAGACCCCGGAGGACTGGACCATAGAGCTTTGCGAAACAGGCCCCGACACCATGACGGGCGGACGCCTTAAGCGCCTTCGGGGCAAGGTGGATTCCACCTTCTTCTTCACCTACGGCGACGGCCTTTCCAACGTGGACTTGAACAAGCTCCTGGCCTTTCACAAGAGCCACGGGAAACTTGCCACGGTGACGGCTGTTTCGCCCCCACAGCGTTTCGGGGTATTGAAACTGGACGGCGGGCGGGTGGAAAACTTCTCAGAAAAGCCCGAAGGCAACGAGCAGGTGATAAACGGCGGCTTTTTCGTCCTGGAGCCCGGTATCTTCGATTACATCGACGGCGACGACACCTCCTGGGAGCGCGAGCCCTGCGAACGGCTGGCCGCCGCCGGGGAGCTTTACGCCTATCGCCACAACGGATTCTGGCAGTGCGTGGACACCCTGCACGAGCTTC